One Lutra lutra chromosome 7, mLutLut1.2, whole genome shotgun sequence DNA window includes the following coding sequences:
- the RNF31 gene encoding E3 ubiquitin-protein ligase RNF31 isoform X2, giving the protein MPGKEEERAFLAAREELASALRKDSGQVFSMEQLQPLLVTSLPPAARYLQLDASRLVRCNAHGEPRNYLNTLSTALNILEKYGRNLLSPQRPRYWRGVKFNNPVFRSTVDAVQGGRDVLRLYGYTEEQPDGLSFPEGQEEPDEHQVAAVTLEVLLLRTELSLLLQNTHPRQQALEQLLEDKVEDDVSKILQLSEFAPLLREIAPGPLTTPSAPGSTPGPCFLCGSAPGILHCSACKQALCPACDRLFHGHPSRAHHLRQTLPGAPQATRLTPSLPASAQSRTQSTSVLTLGDSSLMLPLKASPDPTNACLPWHCAACAMLNESWAVLCVACDRPRGCKGLGLGIEGSQGAGGLESELARGRWACQSCTFENEAAAVLCAICERPRLAQPPSLVVDSRDTGICLQPLQGDTLRSSAQTPVWYCIHCTFCNSGPGWVCVMCNRTSSPIPIQHAPWSHASSLEERLPEPGPTRRLSAPLPGSCVDPEKQRQDKMREEGLQLVTKIREGEAAGACPEEVFSALQYSGTEVPLQWLRSELPYVLEMVAELAGQQDPGLGAFSCQEARKAWLDRHGNVDEAVEECVRARRRKVQELRLLGFGPEEGSLQALFQHGGDVARALTELQRQRLEPFHQRLWDKSPDPTLSWDGPDKQSLVRRLLAVYALPSWGRAELALSLLQETPRNYELGDVVEAVRHSQDRAFLRRLLAQECAVCGWALPRNRMQALTSCECTICPDCFRQHFTIALKEKHITDMVCPACGRPDLTDDTQLLSYFSTLDIQLRESLEPDAYALFHKKLTEGVLMRDPKFLWCAQCSFGFIYEREQLEATCPQCHQTFCVRCKRQWEEQHRGRSCEDFQNWKRTNDPEYQAQGLAMYLQENGIDCPKCKFSYALARGGCMHFHCTQCRHQFCSGCYNTFYAKNKCPDPNCRVKKSLHGHHPRDCLFYLRDWAALRLQKLLQDNNVMFNTEPPAGARAVPGGGCRVMEQKEVPNGFRDEACGKETPAGHAGLCQAHYKEYLVSLINAHSLDPATLYEVEELETAVERYLHVRPQPITGEDTAAYHARLLQKLIEEVPLGHSIPRRRK; this is encoded by the exons ATGccggggaaggaggaggagcggGCCTTCCTGGCTGCCCGTGAGGAGCTGGCGAGCGCCCTGAGGAAGGATTCGGGGCAGGTGTTTTCCATGGAGCAGCTGCAGCCGCTATTGGTCACATCCCTGCCTCCAGCAGCCCGCTACCTGCAGCTGGACGCCTCACGCCTGGTCCGCTGCAATGCTCATGGGGAG CCCCGAAACTACCTCAACACTCTGTCCACGGCCCTGAACATCCTGGAGAAATATGGCCGCAACCTCCTCAGCCCTCAGCGGCCCCGGTACTGGCGCGGGGTCAAGTTTAATAACCCTGTCTTTCGCAGTACAGTGGATGCTGTGCAG GGGGGCCGGGATGTTCTGCGATTGTATGGCTACACAGAGGAGCAACCAGATGGATTGAGTTTCCCTGAGGGGCAGGAGGAGCCCGATGAGCACCAGGTGGCTGCAGTCACACTGGAAGTGCTGCTGCTTCGGACAGAGCTCAGCCTGCTGTTACAG AATACTCACCCAAGACAACAAGCCCTGGAGCAACTGCTGGAAGACAAGGTTGAGGATGATGTAAGCAAG ATACTACAGCTCTCAGAGTTTGCCCCCTTATTGAGAGAAATTGCTCCTGGCCCCCTCACCACACCCTCTGCCCCAG GCTCCACTCCTGGTCCCTGCTTCCTCTGTGGCTCTGCCCCAGGCATACTGCACTGTTCAGCCTGTAAACAGGCCTTGTGCCCAGCTTGTGATCGCCTGTTCCATGGACACCCATCCCGTGCCCATCACCTCCGTCAGACCCTGCCTGGGGCCCCCCAGGCCACCCGCCTGACCCCCAG CTTACCTGCATCAGCTCAATCACGGACCCAGTCAACCTCCGTGCTGACCCTGGGAGACAGCTCTCTTATGCTTCCCCTGAAAGCTTCCCCTGATCCCACAAATGCCTGTCTGCCCTGGCACTGTGCTGCCTGTGCCATGCTAAATGAATCTTGGGCAGTGCTCTGTGTGGCCTGTGATCGGCCCCGAGGCTGTAAGGGGTTGGGGCTGGGGATCGAGGGTTCCCAAGGAGCTGGGGGCCTAGAATCTGAGCTTGCACGGGGTCGTTGGGCCTGCCAGAGCTGCACCTTTGAGAATGAGGCGGCAGCTGTGCTATGTGCCATCTGTGAGAGACCTCGGCTGGCTCAGCCTCCTAGCTTGGTGGTGGATTCTCGGGATACTGGCATTTGCCTGCAGCCCCTTCAG GGGGATACTTTGCGCTCCTCTGCCCAGACTCCAGTCTGGTACTGTATTCACTGTACCTTCTGCAACTCGGGCCCTGGCTGGGTGTGTGTCATGTGCAACCGGACCAGCAGCCCCATCCCCATACAGCATGCTCCCTGGTCCCATGCCAGCTCACTGGAAGAGCGACTCCCTGAGCCAGGGCCTACACGACGCCTCAGTGCCCCCCTTCCCGGTTCCTGTGTGGACCCCGAGAAGCAGCGCCAAGACAAGATGCGGGAAGAAGGTCTCCAACTAGTGACCAAGATCCGG GAAGGGGAAGCTGCAGGTGCCTGTCCAGAGGAGGTCTTCTCAGCTCTACAGTACTCAGGCACCGAAGTGCCCCTGCAGTGGTTGCGCTCAGAGTTGCCCTACGTGCTGGAGATGGTGGCCGAGCTGGCTGGACAGCAGGACCCGGGTCTGGGTGCCTTTTCCTGTCAGGAGGCCCGGAAAGCCTGGCTGGATCGGCATGGCAATGTTGACGAAGCTGTGGAAGAGTGTGTGAGGGCCCGGCGGAGGAAG GTGCAGGAGCTCAGGTTGCTGGGCTTTGGACCTGAAGAGGGGTCTCTTCAAGCATTGTTCCAACATGGTGGTGATGTGGCTCGGGCCCTGACAGAGCTCCAGCGCCAGCGCCTGGAGCCCTTCCATCAGCGCCTCTGGGACAAGAGCCCTGATCCCACCCTTTCCTGGGATGGGCCGGATAAGCAG AGTCTGGTTAGGCGGCTTTTGGCAGTCTACGCACTCCCCAGCTGGGGCCGGGCAGAGCTGGCACTGTCGTTGCTGCAGGAGACACCCAGGAATTACGAGCTGGGGGACGTGGTGGAAGCTGTGAGGCACAGCCAGGACCGGGCCTTTCTGCGCCGCTTGCTTGCACAGGAGTGTGCTGTGTGCGGCTGGGCCCTGCCCCGCAACAGG ATGCAGGCCCTGACTTCCTGTGAGTGCACCATCTGCCCTGACTGCTTCCGCCAGCACTTCACCATCGCCTTGAAGGAGAAGCACATCACTGACATGGTGTGCCCCGCCTGTGGCCGCCCAGACCTCACTGATGACACCCAGCTGCTCAGCTACTTCTCTACCCTTGACATCCAG cTGCGAGAGAGCCTAGAGCCAGATGCCTATGCACTGTTTCACAAGAAGCTGACTGAGGGTGTGCTCATGCGGGACCCCAAGTTCTTGTGGTGTGCTCAG TGCTCCTTTGGCTTCATATATGAACGGGAGCAGCTGGAGGCAACGTGTCCCCAGTGTCACCAGACCTTCTGTGTGCGCTGTAAGCGCCAG TGGGAGGAGCAGCACCGAGGCCGGAGCTGCGAGGATTTCCAGAACTGGAAACGCACCAATGACCCAGAATACCAGGCCCAGGGCCTAGCCATGTATCTTCAGGAGAACGGCATTG ACTGCCCCAAGTGCAAGTTCTCGTACGCACTGGCCCGAGGAGGCTGCATGCACTTTCACTGCACCCAGTGCCGCCACCAGTTCTGCAGTGGCTGCTACAATACCTTTTACGCCAAGAAT AAATGTCCAGACCCTAACTGCAGGGTGAAAAAGTCCCTGCATGGCCACCACCCACGAGACTGCCTCTTCTACCTGCGGGACTGGGCTGCTCTCCGGCTCCAGAAGCTGCTACAG GACAATAATGTCATGTTCAACACAGAGCCCCCAGCAGGGGCCCGGGCGGTACCTGGCG GTGGCTGCCGGGTGATGGAGCAGAAAGAGGTTCCTAACGGGTTCCGAGATGAAGCTTGTGGCAAGGAGACTCCGGCTGGTCATGCTGGCCTCTGCCA GGCACACTACAAAGAATATCTTGTGAGCCTCATTAATGCCCACTCGCTGGACCCCGCCACCCTGTATGAAGTAGAGGAGCTGGAGACAGCTGTGGAGCGCTACCTGCATGTGCGCCCACAGCCCATTACCGGGGAGGACACTGCTGCCTACCATGCCCGTCTATTACAG aAGCTGATAGAAGAAGTGCCCTTGGGACACAGTATCCCTCGAAGGAGGAAGTAG
- the RNF31 gene encoding E3 ubiquitin-protein ligase RNF31 isoform X3, translated as MPGKEEERAFLAAREELASALRKDSGQVFSMEQLQPLLVTSLPPAARYLQLDASRLVRCNAHGEPRNYLNTLSTALNILEKYGRNLLSPQRPRYWRGVKFNNPVFRSTVDAVQGGRDVLRLYGYTEEQPDGLSFPEGQEEPDEHQVAAVTLEVLLLRTELSLLLQNTHPRQQALEQLLEDKVEDDILQLSEFAPLLREIAPGPLTTPSAPGSTPGPCFLCGSAPGILHCSACKQALCPACDRLFHGHPSRAHHLRQTLPGAPQATRLTPSLPASAQSRTQSTSVLTLGDSSLMLPLKASPDPTNACLPWHCAACAMLNESWAVLCVACDRPRGCKGLGLGIEGSQGAGGLESELARGRWACQSCTFENEAAAVLCAICERPRLAQPPSLVVDSRDTGICLQPLQQGDTLRSSAQTPVWYCIHCTFCNSGPGWVCVMCNRTSSPIPIQHAPWSHASSLEERLPEPGPTRRLSAPLPGSCVDPEKQRQDKMREEGLQLVTKIREGEAAGACPEEVFSALQYSGTEVPLQWLRSELPYVLEMVAELAGQQDPGLGAFSCQEARKAWLDRHGNVDEAVEECVRARRRKVQELRLLGFGPEEGSLQALFQHGGDVARALTELQRQRLEPFHQRLWDKSPDPTLSWDGPDKQSLVRRLLAVYALPSWGRAELALSLLQETPRNYELGDVVEAVRHSQDRAFLRRLLAQECAVCGWALPRNRMQALTSCECTICPDCFRQHFTIALKEKHITDMVCPACGRPDLTDDTQLLSYFSTLDIQLRESLEPDAYALFHKKLTEGVLMRDPKFLWCAQCSFGFIYEREQLEATCPQCHQTFCVRCKRQWEEQHRGRSCEDFQNWKRTNDPEYQAQGLAMYLQENGIDCPKCKFSYALARGGCMHFHCTQCRHQFCSGCYNTFYAKNKCPDPNCRVKKSLHGHHPRDCLFYLRDWAALRLQKLLQDNNVMFNTEPPAGARAVPGGGCRVMEQKEVPNGFRDEACGKETPAGHAGLCQAHYKEYLVSLINAHSLDPATLYEVEELETAVERYLHVRPQPITGEDTAAYHARLLQKLIEEVPLGHSIPRRRK; from the exons ATGccggggaaggaggaggagcggGCCTTCCTGGCTGCCCGTGAGGAGCTGGCGAGCGCCCTGAGGAAGGATTCGGGGCAGGTGTTTTCCATGGAGCAGCTGCAGCCGCTATTGGTCACATCCCTGCCTCCAGCAGCCCGCTACCTGCAGCTGGACGCCTCACGCCTGGTCCGCTGCAATGCTCATGGGGAG CCCCGAAACTACCTCAACACTCTGTCCACGGCCCTGAACATCCTGGAGAAATATGGCCGCAACCTCCTCAGCCCTCAGCGGCCCCGGTACTGGCGCGGGGTCAAGTTTAATAACCCTGTCTTTCGCAGTACAGTGGATGCTGTGCAG GGGGGCCGGGATGTTCTGCGATTGTATGGCTACACAGAGGAGCAACCAGATGGATTGAGTTTCCCTGAGGGGCAGGAGGAGCCCGATGAGCACCAGGTGGCTGCAGTCACACTGGAAGTGCTGCTGCTTCGGACAGAGCTCAGCCTGCTGTTACAG AATACTCACCCAAGACAACAAGCCCTGGAGCAACTGCTGGAAGACAAGGTTGAGGATGAT ATACTACAGCTCTCAGAGTTTGCCCCCTTATTGAGAGAAATTGCTCCTGGCCCCCTCACCACACCCTCTGCCCCAG GCTCCACTCCTGGTCCCTGCTTCCTCTGTGGCTCTGCCCCAGGCATACTGCACTGTTCAGCCTGTAAACAGGCCTTGTGCCCAGCTTGTGATCGCCTGTTCCATGGACACCCATCCCGTGCCCATCACCTCCGTCAGACCCTGCCTGGGGCCCCCCAGGCCACCCGCCTGACCCCCAG CTTACCTGCATCAGCTCAATCACGGACCCAGTCAACCTCCGTGCTGACCCTGGGAGACAGCTCTCTTATGCTTCCCCTGAAAGCTTCCCCTGATCCCACAAATGCCTGTCTGCCCTGGCACTGTGCTGCCTGTGCCATGCTAAATGAATCTTGGGCAGTGCTCTGTGTGGCCTGTGATCGGCCCCGAGGCTGTAAGGGGTTGGGGCTGGGGATCGAGGGTTCCCAAGGAGCTGGGGGCCTAGAATCTGAGCTTGCACGGGGTCGTTGGGCCTGCCAGAGCTGCACCTTTGAGAATGAGGCGGCAGCTGTGCTATGTGCCATCTGTGAGAGACCTCGGCTGGCTCAGCCTCCTAGCTTGGTGGTGGATTCTCGGGATACTGGCATTTGCCTGCAGCCCCTTCAG CAGGGGGATACTTTGCGCTCCTCTGCCCAGACTCCAGTCTGGTACTGTATTCACTGTACCTTCTGCAACTCGGGCCCTGGCTGGGTGTGTGTCATGTGCAACCGGACCAGCAGCCCCATCCCCATACAGCATGCTCCCTGGTCCCATGCCAGCTCACTGGAAGAGCGACTCCCTGAGCCAGGGCCTACACGACGCCTCAGTGCCCCCCTTCCCGGTTCCTGTGTGGACCCCGAGAAGCAGCGCCAAGACAAGATGCGGGAAGAAGGTCTCCAACTAGTGACCAAGATCCGG GAAGGGGAAGCTGCAGGTGCCTGTCCAGAGGAGGTCTTCTCAGCTCTACAGTACTCAGGCACCGAAGTGCCCCTGCAGTGGTTGCGCTCAGAGTTGCCCTACGTGCTGGAGATGGTGGCCGAGCTGGCTGGACAGCAGGACCCGGGTCTGGGTGCCTTTTCCTGTCAGGAGGCCCGGAAAGCCTGGCTGGATCGGCATGGCAATGTTGACGAAGCTGTGGAAGAGTGTGTGAGGGCCCGGCGGAGGAAG GTGCAGGAGCTCAGGTTGCTGGGCTTTGGACCTGAAGAGGGGTCTCTTCAAGCATTGTTCCAACATGGTGGTGATGTGGCTCGGGCCCTGACAGAGCTCCAGCGCCAGCGCCTGGAGCCCTTCCATCAGCGCCTCTGGGACAAGAGCCCTGATCCCACCCTTTCCTGGGATGGGCCGGATAAGCAG AGTCTGGTTAGGCGGCTTTTGGCAGTCTACGCACTCCCCAGCTGGGGCCGGGCAGAGCTGGCACTGTCGTTGCTGCAGGAGACACCCAGGAATTACGAGCTGGGGGACGTGGTGGAAGCTGTGAGGCACAGCCAGGACCGGGCCTTTCTGCGCCGCTTGCTTGCACAGGAGTGTGCTGTGTGCGGCTGGGCCCTGCCCCGCAACAGG ATGCAGGCCCTGACTTCCTGTGAGTGCACCATCTGCCCTGACTGCTTCCGCCAGCACTTCACCATCGCCTTGAAGGAGAAGCACATCACTGACATGGTGTGCCCCGCCTGTGGCCGCCCAGACCTCACTGATGACACCCAGCTGCTCAGCTACTTCTCTACCCTTGACATCCAG cTGCGAGAGAGCCTAGAGCCAGATGCCTATGCACTGTTTCACAAGAAGCTGACTGAGGGTGTGCTCATGCGGGACCCCAAGTTCTTGTGGTGTGCTCAG TGCTCCTTTGGCTTCATATATGAACGGGAGCAGCTGGAGGCAACGTGTCCCCAGTGTCACCAGACCTTCTGTGTGCGCTGTAAGCGCCAG TGGGAGGAGCAGCACCGAGGCCGGAGCTGCGAGGATTTCCAGAACTGGAAACGCACCAATGACCCAGAATACCAGGCCCAGGGCCTAGCCATGTATCTTCAGGAGAACGGCATTG ACTGCCCCAAGTGCAAGTTCTCGTACGCACTGGCCCGAGGAGGCTGCATGCACTTTCACTGCACCCAGTGCCGCCACCAGTTCTGCAGTGGCTGCTACAATACCTTTTACGCCAAGAAT AAATGTCCAGACCCTAACTGCAGGGTGAAAAAGTCCCTGCATGGCCACCACCCACGAGACTGCCTCTTCTACCTGCGGGACTGGGCTGCTCTCCGGCTCCAGAAGCTGCTACAG GACAATAATGTCATGTTCAACACAGAGCCCCCAGCAGGGGCCCGGGCGGTACCTGGCG GTGGCTGCCGGGTGATGGAGCAGAAAGAGGTTCCTAACGGGTTCCGAGATGAAGCTTGTGGCAAGGAGACTCCGGCTGGTCATGCTGGCCTCTGCCA GGCACACTACAAAGAATATCTTGTGAGCCTCATTAATGCCCACTCGCTGGACCCCGCCACCCTGTATGAAGTAGAGGAGCTGGAGACAGCTGTGGAGCGCTACCTGCATGTGCGCCCACAGCCCATTACCGGGGAGGACACTGCTGCCTACCATGCCCGTCTATTACAG aAGCTGATAGAAGAAGTGCCCTTGGGACACAGTATCCCTCGAAGGAGGAAGTAG
- the RNF31 gene encoding E3 ubiquitin-protein ligase RNF31 isoform X4, with translation MPGKEEERAFLAAREELASALRKDSGQVFSMEQLQPLLVTSLPPAARYLQLDASRLVRCNAHGEPRNYLNTLSTALNILEKYGRNLLSPQRPRYWRGVKFNNPVFRSTVDAVQGGRDVLRLYGYTEEQPDGLSFPEGQEEPDEHQVAAVTLEVLLLRTELSLLLQNTHPRQQALEQLLEDKVEDDVSKILQLSEFAPLLREIAPGPLTTPSAPGSTPGPCFLCGSAPGILHCSACKQALCPACDRLFHGHPSRAHHLRQTLPGAPQATRLTPSLPASAQSRTQSTSVLTLGDSSLMLPLKASPDPTNACLPWHCAACAMLNESWAVLCVACDRPRGCKGLGLGIEGSQGAGGLESELARGRWACQSCTFENEAAAVLCAICERPRLAQPPSLVVDSRDTGICLQPLQQGDTLRSSAQTPVWYCIHCTFCNSGPGWVCVMCNRTSSPIPIQHAPWSHASSLEERLPEPGPTRRLSAPLPGSCVDPEKQRQDKMREEGLQLVTKIREGEAAGACPEEVFSALQYSGTEVPLQWLRSELPYVLEMVAELAGQQDPGLGAFSCQEARKAWLDRHGNVDEAVEECVRARRRKVQELRLLGFGPEEGSLQALFQHGGDVARALTELQRQRLEPFHQRLWDKSPDPTLSWDGPDKQSLVRRLLAVYALPSWGRAELALSLLQETPRNYELGDVVEAVRHSQDRAFLRRLLAQECAVCGWALPRNRMQALTSCECTICPDCFRQHFTIALKEKHITDMVCPACGRPDLTDDTQLLSYFSTLDIQLRESLEPDAYALFHKKLTEGVLMRDPKFLWCAQCSFGFIYEREQLEATCPQCHQTFCVRCKRQWEEQHRGRSCEDFQNWKRTNDPEYQAQGLAMYLQENGIDCPKCKFSYALARGGCMHFHCTQCRHQFCSGCYNTFYAKNGF, from the exons ATGccggggaaggaggaggagcggGCCTTCCTGGCTGCCCGTGAGGAGCTGGCGAGCGCCCTGAGGAAGGATTCGGGGCAGGTGTTTTCCATGGAGCAGCTGCAGCCGCTATTGGTCACATCCCTGCCTCCAGCAGCCCGCTACCTGCAGCTGGACGCCTCACGCCTGGTCCGCTGCAATGCTCATGGGGAG CCCCGAAACTACCTCAACACTCTGTCCACGGCCCTGAACATCCTGGAGAAATATGGCCGCAACCTCCTCAGCCCTCAGCGGCCCCGGTACTGGCGCGGGGTCAAGTTTAATAACCCTGTCTTTCGCAGTACAGTGGATGCTGTGCAG GGGGGCCGGGATGTTCTGCGATTGTATGGCTACACAGAGGAGCAACCAGATGGATTGAGTTTCCCTGAGGGGCAGGAGGAGCCCGATGAGCACCAGGTGGCTGCAGTCACACTGGAAGTGCTGCTGCTTCGGACAGAGCTCAGCCTGCTGTTACAG AATACTCACCCAAGACAACAAGCCCTGGAGCAACTGCTGGAAGACAAGGTTGAGGATGATGTAAGCAAG ATACTACAGCTCTCAGAGTTTGCCCCCTTATTGAGAGAAATTGCTCCTGGCCCCCTCACCACACCCTCTGCCCCAG GCTCCACTCCTGGTCCCTGCTTCCTCTGTGGCTCTGCCCCAGGCATACTGCACTGTTCAGCCTGTAAACAGGCCTTGTGCCCAGCTTGTGATCGCCTGTTCCATGGACACCCATCCCGTGCCCATCACCTCCGTCAGACCCTGCCTGGGGCCCCCCAGGCCACCCGCCTGACCCCCAG CTTACCTGCATCAGCTCAATCACGGACCCAGTCAACCTCCGTGCTGACCCTGGGAGACAGCTCTCTTATGCTTCCCCTGAAAGCTTCCCCTGATCCCACAAATGCCTGTCTGCCCTGGCACTGTGCTGCCTGTGCCATGCTAAATGAATCTTGGGCAGTGCTCTGTGTGGCCTGTGATCGGCCCCGAGGCTGTAAGGGGTTGGGGCTGGGGATCGAGGGTTCCCAAGGAGCTGGGGGCCTAGAATCTGAGCTTGCACGGGGTCGTTGGGCCTGCCAGAGCTGCACCTTTGAGAATGAGGCGGCAGCTGTGCTATGTGCCATCTGTGAGAGACCTCGGCTGGCTCAGCCTCCTAGCTTGGTGGTGGATTCTCGGGATACTGGCATTTGCCTGCAGCCCCTTCAG CAGGGGGATACTTTGCGCTCCTCTGCCCAGACTCCAGTCTGGTACTGTATTCACTGTACCTTCTGCAACTCGGGCCCTGGCTGGGTGTGTGTCATGTGCAACCGGACCAGCAGCCCCATCCCCATACAGCATGCTCCCTGGTCCCATGCCAGCTCACTGGAAGAGCGACTCCCTGAGCCAGGGCCTACACGACGCCTCAGTGCCCCCCTTCCCGGTTCCTGTGTGGACCCCGAGAAGCAGCGCCAAGACAAGATGCGGGAAGAAGGTCTCCAACTAGTGACCAAGATCCGG GAAGGGGAAGCTGCAGGTGCCTGTCCAGAGGAGGTCTTCTCAGCTCTACAGTACTCAGGCACCGAAGTGCCCCTGCAGTGGTTGCGCTCAGAGTTGCCCTACGTGCTGGAGATGGTGGCCGAGCTGGCTGGACAGCAGGACCCGGGTCTGGGTGCCTTTTCCTGTCAGGAGGCCCGGAAAGCCTGGCTGGATCGGCATGGCAATGTTGACGAAGCTGTGGAAGAGTGTGTGAGGGCCCGGCGGAGGAAG GTGCAGGAGCTCAGGTTGCTGGGCTTTGGACCTGAAGAGGGGTCTCTTCAAGCATTGTTCCAACATGGTGGTGATGTGGCTCGGGCCCTGACAGAGCTCCAGCGCCAGCGCCTGGAGCCCTTCCATCAGCGCCTCTGGGACAAGAGCCCTGATCCCACCCTTTCCTGGGATGGGCCGGATAAGCAG AGTCTGGTTAGGCGGCTTTTGGCAGTCTACGCACTCCCCAGCTGGGGCCGGGCAGAGCTGGCACTGTCGTTGCTGCAGGAGACACCCAGGAATTACGAGCTGGGGGACGTGGTGGAAGCTGTGAGGCACAGCCAGGACCGGGCCTTTCTGCGCCGCTTGCTTGCACAGGAGTGTGCTGTGTGCGGCTGGGCCCTGCCCCGCAACAGG ATGCAGGCCCTGACTTCCTGTGAGTGCACCATCTGCCCTGACTGCTTCCGCCAGCACTTCACCATCGCCTTGAAGGAGAAGCACATCACTGACATGGTGTGCCCCGCCTGTGGCCGCCCAGACCTCACTGATGACACCCAGCTGCTCAGCTACTTCTCTACCCTTGACATCCAG cTGCGAGAGAGCCTAGAGCCAGATGCCTATGCACTGTTTCACAAGAAGCTGACTGAGGGTGTGCTCATGCGGGACCCCAAGTTCTTGTGGTGTGCTCAG TGCTCCTTTGGCTTCATATATGAACGGGAGCAGCTGGAGGCAACGTGTCCCCAGTGTCACCAGACCTTCTGTGTGCGCTGTAAGCGCCAG TGGGAGGAGCAGCACCGAGGCCGGAGCTGCGAGGATTTCCAGAACTGGAAACGCACCAATGACCCAGAATACCAGGCCCAGGGCCTAGCCATGTATCTTCAGGAGAACGGCATTG ACTGCCCCAAGTGCAAGTTCTCGTACGCACTGGCCCGAGGAGGCTGCATGCACTTTCACTGCACCCAGTGCCGCCACCAGTTCTGCAGTGGCTGCTACAATACCTTTTACGCCAAGAAT GGGTTCTGA